AAAATAAAATAATGCAAACTTAAATATAGACGTAATTACTATCAGCATTATTTATACGTGATTTACACAACAAGGAATGATCCACTTATGAGCACAATAAAACAGTTGCCTTTAGCTGGCCTTAAAGTTATCGAATTTACCCATATGGTTATGGGGCCTGCTGCGGGTTTAATATTGGCTGACTTAGGCGCTGATGTTATTAAAATTGAGCCCTTAACTGGCGACAACACAAGACGCTTAAAAGGCTCAGGTGCTGGTTATTTCTCAATGTATAACCGCAATAAAAAAAGTCTGCGTTTAGATATAAAGTCTGATAAAGGCCTAGAGCTTGCGCTGTCTCTTATTGAAGGCGCGGATGTTGTGTTAGAAAATTTTCGTCCTGGAGCCATGGACAAATTAGGCTTAGGCTACAAAGACTTGTCTGCATTAAACCAAAAATTGATTTATTGTTCATTAAAAGGCTTTTTAAGCGGCCCGTATGCACATCGCACAGCGTTAGATGAAGTGACCCAAATGATGGGTGGTTTAGCTTATATGACCGGATTACCCGGCAAACCCATGCGCGCGGGCTCATCTGTTATTGATATAACCGGCGGTATGTTTGGCGCTATTGGCGTATTGGCGGCACTTGAAGAACGCCACAGAACCGGACGAGGCAAAATGGTAACCAGTTCGTTATACGAAACCACCGCCTTTATGGTAGGTCAACACATGGCCCAGCAAATGGTAACGGGTGAGGCTCCCCCGCCCATGTCTGTGCGCCGTTCTGCATGGGCAATATATGACATTTTTGATTGTGCAAATAACGAACAAGTGTTTTTGGGTGTAGTAAGTGATACCCAGTGGCGGGTGTTTTGTGAGGCCTTTGGATTTACCGAATTTGCCGCTGATAAATCTTTAGATGCTAACAATGGAAGAGTTGCCCAGCGAGATAAAATATTGCCTGAAATTATTCGCTTATTCTCCACTATGGAAAAGTCCGAACTTATGGCTAAACTGGAAAAGTCAGGCTTACCGTTTGCGCCTATAAATAAGCCGTCAGACTTGTTTGACGATCCACACCTAAACGCTGGCGGCTTAGTTAACGTTACATTACCGTGCGGTACCAAAACCAAACTGCCTGGATTACCCTTGGAAATGGATAATGAACGCTTTACTCTGCGAGAAGATATTCCAAGTGACCACGGTAATTCAATTGCTACATTGCAAAAAGCAGGTTTTGATCAAGCGCAAATAGATAAACTGATTGAGCTAGGTGTAGTGAGAGACTAAATTTTCAATTAGAAACCATAATTCACTCAGCCTGCAAATGTTGCAGGCATTCCGCTAAAGCGACACCCTAGGCCCGAAGATACCATCTAACAAACTCAGTCTCTGCCTGTTCTAAAGCTGATGACTGAGCTTGTACTAATTGCTATTTTACAGCAGTAGCCCTTAGCTAGGGCTTAATTCAACCAAGTATAAGTTTTAATATACTGCTGTTGAAATGCACTTATTTCGGCGCTCAATTTCAACGTCAACGCGATTGCATCAAGCCCGTGTATCAGCATTTCTTTTTGTTCGGGTTTAATTGAAAAATTAAAAATTTTACCAGGGCTTGCTGTTACTTTTTGATTTTCTAAATCGATGTTAATACGATTAGACTGTGGATCGGACGAAACAAAGTCTGCTAAAGCTGCAATTTCTTTTTCTGTCAGCACTAAGGGTAGCAGCCCGTTGCGTATGCAATTATTATAGAATATTGAACCAAATCCTTCAGCAATAATCGCTCTTATACCGTATTCTTTAAGCGCCCATACCGCATGCTCTCTAGACGAGCCACAGCCAAAATTAGCGCCTGATAGTAAAATGCTGGTGTTAGCATATTCAGGCTTATTGAGCACGAAGCTAGGGTTTATTTCTCGACTTCCCGGCAATGTATAGCGCCGATTAGCAAATAAACCATCACCCAGTCCCTGCTTGGAAACACGTTTCATTTCGCGCGAAGGAATAATTACATCAGTATCGATATTAGCTTGTAATAATGCGGCTGCTACGCCTATATGTTGGGTAAATTTATCCATTATAGGTAATCTCTTGGGTCGGCTAAATGCCCGGCAATTGCAGACGCGGCAACCGTTGCAGGGCTGGCTAAATGTGATCGCGTTTCAGGCCCTTGACGGCTTTCAAAATTGCGATTAGTGCTCGTTACCACTCTTTTTTGATAACCAAAGTTTTCACCACCGGCGTAAAAACACATAGAACAACCGGACTCGCGCCATTCAAAACCCGCTTCAATCAATATTTTATCAATGCCCTCTTGCTCAGCTTGCTTTTTCACTAAGGTTGAACCTGGTACACAAATGGCCTTAACGCCTGATGCCACTTTGCGCCCATTTAATATTTTTGCCGCTATTCTTAAATCACTAATACGGCTGTTTGTGCACGAACCAATAAAGGCAGCGTCAATGGCTAAATCACTTAGTCGCATATTAGGACTCACCTGCATATAGTCCATGGCACGAATATAGGATTGGTCTGGTAAGCCATTATCGTTTAGCCTAATTTCGGGCACTACACCGTTAACAGAGCAGGTATGCTCGGGGCTTGTTCCCCACGTAATAGTTGGGCCTATATCGGCACAGTCAATGGTGATGACTTTGTCGAATGTGGCTTGGCTGTCGGAATATAGTGTTTTCCAATACTCTACTGCACGCTCCCATTGTTCACCTTTAGGTGCATAGGGTCTATTGTGTAAATATGCTATGGCTTTTGCATCGGGCGCAATTAATCCCGAAAATGCGGAAAACTCCACCGCCATATTACACAGCGTTAATCTTGCCTCTATCTCTAAATTATCAATGGCTGGACCACAAAACTCAATCACGTAACCTGCGCCACCGGCAGCGCCATATTGTCCAATTAAATGTAGGATCATGTCTTTAGCTGATACGACATCCGCTAACTCTCCCACAAACTCGACTTTCATGGTTTTTGGTTTAGTAACACGTAAGGTTTTGGTCGCTAAGGCGTGTTCGGCTTCACTTGAGCCTATGCCCCATGCAAGGGCACCTAAAGCACCTTGTGAACAGGTATGACTGTCGGGACAAACCAAGGTACAGCCAGGTTGAACAATGCCTAACTCTGGCGAAATAACATGCACAATGCCTTGTTGTGGATCGTTGACATCAAATAATTTAATATTTGCCTCAGCACACGCTTCTCGTGTGGCAACAATAAAATCTTTGCCGCTGGGCATTAAGGTATTGTCGTTACGTCCTACAAATGTGTCTACTATATGATCCATAGTGCAGAATACTTGATCAGAATTAACAACTTTGCGGCCGTCTGCACTTAAGCTTTTAAGGGCAATGGAGCCGGTGCGTTCGTGTAAAAAAATTCTATCTATATACAACAGCGATGTATCACCTTCTAGATTTTTGACCACATGCTGTTGCCAAATTTTTTCAAATAATGTGTTAGCCATATTTTTTACCCACGATTATGAATTCTTTTCTATCTGTGTCGCCCAACAAGGTTGTACCGAGGTTCTATGGAGTAAGCCCGCTCCCCAATAGAATATATGAGGTACAAAGCCTCGAATACGCAAAATTTTTATTCCAAACCTAAGGCATTCGGATTAACACGGCCTTGTGGGTCGAGTACTTTTTTAAGCGCCTGCACTAGCTGATACGAATTAGGCTCTATGCCTTCTTTATATTGATAAGACTTGCCTATTTGCATGTGCACACCACCTATGTCTTTACATACTTTGCCAATTTCCGAGCGTAATAGTTGCACCGCGTTGCGCGCATCTAAGTTTTCATCAAAGCGCTTGAATTTAGCGATATGATCTGACTCAACATACTCCTTATGAATTTCGGTAATAGCATCGGGCCAAAAGAACACGGGCTCTATTATAAAACAGTTGGTTGAAACCACTGCGAATAAATGCCCTGTTCCTATACTGTACTTGTCAATCAAATCTTTATGCTTTTCAAAAACTTGACCTATGGCGACAAAGGCTTGCTTTGTTTTTGAGTGAGGAAATAAGCCATGAATGGGAACCCACCTTTCACCCTCAGGACCAAGCATATTATTCACCGGCCCAAACGGATTGGCGCGCGTAATTTTAGGAATGCTATTTTCTATTTCACGACCGTTGAAATTGCTGCCTATTTGGCGTATTTCGGCTAATCGGGCATCAACACCTGCAGGTATCCTGTCTTCAACAATAATCTGTACTGAATAGACCACGTTTTTCATATAACCGCGGCCCGCTAGAGCAACTTTAGCGCCGTCTTTAAGTGCACCTAAAACCGATCCTGATGATTTCATAACGCCCGCTAAGGCTTTTATATCTTTGCTCAAACTTTCTCGCTTCATGCGCTGCGCTTGTAAATAGGGATCAAATCCGAAACACTCCGCTGCTAAGCCCTTGCGCGATATTTCACTCATTGCGTCAATTGCGTCATCTGCGGTTTTAAAATCGAAGGCTAAATAGCCTTTCGCTGGCATTTCGGGAATTAATCTTAAAGTAGCATGAGCCTTAAAGCCTAACGCACCGGCATCGCACGTGAATAAACCGGTAAGGTCAGGCCCATAGTGTCTAAAAAATGGACTGCTATTAATTTGCGCGCCCGCACCCGTTTTCAGAACACTACCGTCGGCCAGCACAACTTCTAAGCCCACAACTGAATCGGCTGCAGTGCCGTGCTGTCCAGTTCCCCAAAACACCGAATTTTGAGACAGTCCGCCGCCAACCGTTGCAAAGGATCCTGACAACGTGCCCCAAAATGGTGTGCGTACTCCACTACCTTTTAATGCTTCATGTAACTTTTTCCAAGTACATCCACATTCTACGGTGACATACATGTCTTGTTTATTGACTTCTAAGATTTTATTCATCAAGCCCATGTCTATAATCAAGGTATCGTCTTTAGCCGGAACGTAACCACTGGTGTAAGACATACCGCCGCCCCTTGGCACAACGGTTAATGCATATTCTTGAGCCACTTTTAGTACTGCTGACAACTCGTCTTTACTCGTGGGCCTTGCTACCGCCAAGGCCATTTTATCTTTGGTAAAAACATCTTGTGCAAATAAGCTACGCGAGTGTTCGTCAATCAGTAAATTCGATGCACCTAGTACGTCTTTAAGAGCGTCGTAAACGATACTTATTTTATTTTGAGCGTGAGCAGGCATAATAACTTCCTATACATTTAGTAGATTAATTAAAATCATTAACTATAATGTATTATCAATAGACCTTTAAGTCACGGTTTAACTAACATTTAACATCTTTCAAATTGTGCATTTTGATAAATGTCAAAGTCTTTGAGAACAAATTAATGCTGGTTTGAACTAAACATTCCAAATTGTCTATAAAAAAGTGCTCTTTGTTAAAGGCTTCTGTTACATTGAACCATTTATTAAATATTATTCATCTTTTTGGAGTGTTTACTTTCCATGTCCCTAGACTCTCAATTTTCTTTTCTGACCGATACTACGCTTAGCGACTCGTCACCTACGCCGCTGTACTATCAACTTTACAAGTTACTGAAACAGAATATTTTAAACGGTACGCTTGACGATGGTATGCAGTTGCCAACTGAGCTTCAGCTTTCAAAAAAGTTTGATATTTCTAGGATCACGGCTAAACGCGCTTTAGACGAGCTTTCTGCCGAAGGATTAGTCGCGCGTAAACGCGCTAAAGGCACTCACGTTACGCATAAATATGAACCTAAACCCATTAAAGCACCACTTATTGGCATGCTCCAAGAGCTTGAATTTCTTGGTCAGCACTCACATGCTAAGCTTTTAGACACCGCTTTTACCCTTCCTCCTAAAGAAATTGCGGCAGAATTTAAGTTGAAGGACACAGAAACGCTATTGCAAATGAAAAGAGTAAGAAGCAGAGGCAAAGACAAAGAAATATTCGCTTATTATTCAAGTTGGAGTAAAGGCTTAGATAACCATATTGATAAAGATATGTTGGAAAGCACAACAAGACTACAAATTTTTGAAATGAACGGTATAGATATAAAACACGTGAAGCAAATGCTAAGCGCAGAAGCCGCAAGTGTTGAGATTGCAAAAGCGCTAGACGTTGAGCCGGGTTTCCCGCTATTGACTTTAATTAGGCGATCTTTTGATAACAATGGAAATTTAGTCGATTATTTACATGCTCGATATCATCCCGAACGTTTCCAATATTATATGGATTTAACACCCTAAAGCCAGTTGGTAAGTGTTTATAAATCGAGTTATTCATAAACTAGACTTCAACCGAAGTTAGAGTAATAAATAAGCGCTTAAATGCGCTTTTTTTTGTAAATATTACACTAGAGAATTTAAATTGGTTTAACGGCATAACCCTTGTACTCAACAATACCCTTCTTAGCTTGTGTGTGTATACCTGCGCCACTAAATTACCCACAGATAGATACAAACTACCACCTTTCTCATTTTCTTCATCAAAAAACACCTTAAAGCAGAATATTCAAATCATTACTACATAAGTTCAACGAAGCAGTTGACACTTATAGCTTTATAGTTATATTGATATAACTTTAATAAATGCAAGTCAGGGCTCAGCATTTAATAGTTCTTGGTAGCAAGTGATTAAGTCTAGGTTACCAAATATATTATTTAACCCTATTTATCATATAGATGAGGTTTAAAAGATGCTTAAAACTATTGTGGTGGTGACAATTTTATCTTCCAATGCTGAACATTCTGAATCAGTGTACACGCAGCATCTAGCGTATAAAACGGTAGAGAAAGGTATTGTTTCAGAAGTCCTCGCCGCCAGTTGGGGGGCAAAAAATGCTGCAGGCGCTCCCTATGTCGTTATGCAGCCCGAAAGTGGAAAGCCTGTATTTATAAGGTTCATTGAACAGCCTAACGCAGCTAATTATATGCCAATGCGGCAATTAGGCTGGAGCGCGACTGAAATATTAGTCGAGAACCCTGATGAGTTGGCTGAAAAACTACGAAATACTGAATTCAATATTATTGGCGAACCCGCGTTTCTCACTGAAAAGAAAAATGTTAAAGCGTTTCAGGCGCTTGGTCCTGATAAAGAACTACTTTACTTTACTCGCATACTCGACCCCGCTAAATCGAACTTTGACCTTGGCATGGCCACAAGCTATGTAGATAACGTTTTTATAATGGTTGCTGGCACCCGAGATTTAGCGGCAACTTCAGCGTTCTATCAAGAACAGCTGGGGAATAAAGTGGCAGGCCCCTACCCTTATCAAATTGACGTATTGTCACAGGCCTACAATGCGCCTGTTGCGACTACTTATAATATTTCATTAGCTCAAATGCCTTCACAGTTCTTACTAGAACTTGATCAATATCCATTAGAAGCGGCCGCTATCAACAAGCCCCACCAAGGATTACCCGCAGGTGTGGCTTTAGTGAGCTTTGAATATGACAATTTAGCGACAGCAAATTACGCGTTTATTAACCCACCGAGCGCAAAAACCGAAGCCCCTTATTATGGTCGCATCACCGCCACCATTGAAGGACCCAACGGCGAATTAATTGAACTGATAAACACCCAACATCAAGGAAAAATACAATGAGTGCATATGAAATAACGTTACTGATCCATATTATTTTGTTTTGTTACTGGCTGGGTGGTGACGTAGGCGTGTTTTATTCTAGTAAATTTGTCGTTGACCCAAACCGTAGTCAGTCAGGCCGTTTAACGGCCGCTAAAATAATGCTTGATTGTGATTTATTACCGCGTATTTGCATGAGTTTAACGCTTACCGTAGCTGGGCTCCTAAGCTATCAAATGGGCATACAGTATGAGCCGTGGTTACTCGCCATCATTATTCTGCTAGGTCCATTATGGCTTACAATGGTGCTTACCTTACACTTTGCTCACAATGCTAAGTTCATCCCTACCTTAACCCGTATCGACTTATATTTTCGCTGGGCGCTTATTGCCATTATTATTGGCTCCTGCATTTTTGCCTACAGCAACGGACAGCTAACACAAGCGCCTTGGCTAATCGTTAAACTGCTTGGTTTTGCGTTTATGGTGTTTTGCGGCCTAATGATCCGCCTTAATATGGGTGGCTTTATCAATACCTATACAAAACTACTTAGCAACACCCACACCGATGAAGATAATCAAGCCATGATTAGCAGCCTAAATAGAATGCGCCCTTGGGTGGTGACTATTTGGCTTGTTCTGATAATTGAAGCTGGCGTTGGCATTGCAAAGCCAATGTTTTAATCAAGAAAGGAGATAGTCATGCCCATTAGTCTTTCCCGCGCGACTTTTTTTTGTAAGGATATAACGGCTTCATTAAAGCTGTATCAAGACCGGCTTGGTTTGATAACCGTCGATGATAAAACAATTGCAGGCCCAGGTGCAGGCGCCCTACTGGGGCTTGGTAGCTGTAAACTGCGATTTGTTTTGTTAGCTGCTGAGCCTAATGGTCAACCGCTTGTTGCATTAATAGCTATTAGTGAGACTGACATTCCAACCATGCCAAAGCCGCCCACCGGCATTGCGCTAGGACAATCTGCGACTGTTTTTCAAACCACTCATTTTGACCGACTGCGCAGCCAGTTAGAAAACGACGGCGTAACGTTCTTATGCCCACCAGTTGAGTATCCAAAGCCTACTGCCTCACCCGGCTCACCAGCAGGACTTTATAAAGAAATGATTTTTTTCGATCCTGACAACAACCTTATTAGTGTGCTGCAAATTATTGCAAATTAATAATCAACGACTTAATCATTGTGGAGCTATAGCTATGCAAAATTCAGATATACAAGCACCTTTTGCCATTGTGGGTAAAATTCATTACACCAGCTTAAAAGAGGGCCGTGAGCAACAAGAGCGAGGCCGTGAAGCATTCCGTATTGATATTCAAAGCAATGGGTCACGCACAATATCTGCCCATGGCGAAATTGATGATGCGCCGGCCATAACCCGTGATGTTTTTTCAGGTTTGAATGCAGACCTAACGCCTCAAGACTGTTTTGTTAGAATTTCAGTGGGTCATGAGTTTAAAGGCTCGGCATGGTTTACCTTTGACGATGATAGTTGCGAGTGTGAGGCCTTAACCTCGATAGAAGGCCGTTTAAGCCAAAAGATAAAACTAGCCAAAAAAGCACCTGCTTTTGGTAATCACGCCATGGTCAACGACGGCTTACTAATGAGTCAATACGATCTATCCAAAGGGCCCGGCACGCAAGTGATTAAAGGCTTACCCCTTTCGTCACCCGATCATAGAGGCGCCACGGGCCCAATGCTGTTTGTAGTAGATGTGGCTATTGAATATGTTGGCAAAGAAACGCTCAGCGTTACCGCTGGTACCTTTGAGGCCTTACATTTCAAAATAGTGGATGTACCAGGCTTACCCCTAGAACACCCTGAATATCATATTTGGTGTACCGCAGACGGACACTATATTTTACTTAAAGCGACGGTGGGCGGTTACATGCAAACCCATTATGAACTTACTGAGTTGTCGTTTGTACCCGTGGGAAGAAGCGCATCATGATTAGTGTGCTGTTAGTCGCCCACATTGCGGTGCTCGGCTACTGGCTGGGTTCTGAGCTTGTAATAAACAATACCTTTCGCTATGTGTCTTGGTCGCAAGGAATGCCTTTTAACGAGCGTAATCGACTTATGGTCCACTTAATGAATGTGGATCAGCATGTTAGATATGCCCTTGTGCTGCAATTAGGCTTGGGGTTTGCGCTTGGTGCTTTATACGGTTTTATTCCTGGCGGCGAAACTACCGCTTGGGCATTTTTAGCATTTATGCTCGCATGGCTGGTTTTCGTTGAAGTAATACATCATGTGCGGTTTAGCCCTGTTGGCACTACTTTGGCACTTATTGACAGGGTATCTCGCTATGTTCTTATACTGATCTTGCTTGGTACAGGAATTTATAATTTAGTGAGCGCAACCGCAATGCCAAGCTGGCTTTCTTGGAAGCTAATCTGCTTTGCAGGTGTGGTATCTAGCGGCGTTGGTATTCGTATCGCGCTTATTAAGTACTTTGCAATTTGGCAAAATATTGAACAAGAAGGTTCAACGCCCAGCAATGAAAAAGCACTTAAATCGTCGTATGTAAAAGCAACTTCGGTATTAGTCGTACTCTGGGTATTTATTTCACTCATTGTCTACCTAAGTGTTTTCAAGCCAGTTTAACCAGAAGGTGCAACGCTCTATGACGCTGAGTAACGAAACTACACCTGAAGATTTGGCAGCATTAAAACAAAGTGCGAAAGGCGCCACGTTTTTAACAGACCAAGCTTCTAGAGAATTGCACTCTACTGACTTATTTCGTAAAGGAAAATTATGCACTGCAGTTGCAGTGCCAAACAATGAAGCGCAAGTGAGCGCAATTGTGGCATGCGCAACCTCGCTTGGATTTCATGTTATTCCTAGGGGAGCTGGGTTGACCTATGTAGAAGGTTACACACCCACAGTCGAAAAATCGCTGGTGATTGATCTAAGCCAGCTAAATAACATTTTAGAAATTAACCCACAAGACATGTATATACGCGTTCAAGCAGGCGTAACATGGAAACAAATTTATGTAGCTTTACAACCACTTGGACTTAGACTGCCCTTTTTAGGCACTTTTTCGGGTGCGCGTGCAACCGTGGGTGGCGGGCTTTCAAACGGCGCGCTGTTTTTTGGCAGTGCTCGCTATGGCACCGCCGCAGAAATTGTGCTCAACATAGACGCGGTAAAAGCTAATGGTGACATATTGCGCACCGGTCAGCGTTCTGTAATTAATGCTACATCACCGGCCTATCGTACTTTTGGGCCTGATTTAACGGGTATTTTAGTGCATGATTCTGGCAGTTTTGCCATTAAAACTGCCATGACCTTAAAACTTATAAAAGCTCCACAGCATTATGGCTACGCCTCTTTTGGTTTTAAAGATGTTGAAAACGCGATTGCCGCACTTTCAGAAATTGGCCGCTGTGAATTGGTTGAAGAAGCCTATGTTATGGACCCACAAAAAACCAAGGAATCGTTGTCTGCAAGTAACTTCACTGCCGATGTCAGCACTTTTTTCAGGGTCATCAAGCAAGAGCGCAATCCCTTTAAAGGGATAAAAGCAGGCATTAATTTAGCCATTAGCGGCAAACGCTTTGTCGGTGATGGCATTCACTCGCTACATGTAGTCTGTTCAGCACATTGTGCGGCCGCGCTAGAGCATGACTTACAGCGCTGTAGAGAAATCGCCAACGGCTTGCAAGGTGTCGATTTACCCGATTCAATACCCCGCGCCGCTAGAGCTAATTTGTTTCCACCGCTAGATTCAATTGTAGGGCCGCAAGGTGAACGCTGGGTTGCACTAAATGCCAAGGTTGCGCATTCTCAAGCCATTGCCCTGTATAACCGCGCTGAGTCAATACTCGATAAATACAAGCCAGACTTTGCACGCTGTGGTGTAGATGCATCAAGATTGCTGATAATTTTATCCAATTTTAGTTTCAGCTATGAGCCGGTGTTTAGTTGGAAAGATACCTGGCTTCCCATGCATCACACCTCACCCGCGATTAAAAAAAACAAAATACCCGAACCAAAGGAAAATTTAGCAGCGCGCCAATTAGTTGAAAAAGTGCGCGCAGAGCTGATTAATTTATTTAATGATATGGGCGCTGCGTCTAATCAAATAGGTAAAACCTATCCTTATATTAGCGCCCTTCATCCGGAATCAGTCACGTTGCTCAAAGATATCAAAAAATCATTAGATCCCAACAATTTGATTAACCCTGGCGTACTGGGTTTATAAAGCACATACAACGAGGAATACAGAGTGATGAAAAAGTTTGTAAACGTTAATGGCAAAACGGTCAGTTATCATGCATGGGGTAACACGGGACCTGTCATTCTTGCACTGCACGGTTCGCCGCAATCTGCTAGAGCCGTGGCACACGTATGCGAAGTGCTCGCAGAAAAAGGCTTTATTGTCATCGCCCCAGACACGCCCGGAAACGGCTTGTCTGATCCCTTACCAAACTCTGAAAAAACCACCATCGTGGACTACGCATCTGCGCTACATAGTTTTGTAGCCGCCCTCGGCATAAAAAGCCACGGCATTTACGGTTTTCATACAGGCGCAGCAATTGCCTGTACTTATGCTGCCCTATATCCCAACCAAACAAACAGTATCTTTTTTGATGGCTTGCCTAATTGGTCAGCTGATGAGCGCGAAAGTCTAATTGGCTACCTAGCTAGTTTTGAACCTGTTTGGGATGGCTCGCATATGACTTGGCTGTGGGCACGGATGGAAGAGCAAACTGTGTTTTTTCCTTGGCATCGTGCCAGTTCGCACTACAGAATGGATTATAACGTTTCTCCAGCACAAGGCTGTCATGCCAATGTAATGGATTTGCTGAAATCAAAAAATAATTACATTCAGCCTTATACCGAGGCGCTAAAGTTTAATCCCGGCAACTGGATTGGCCTGCTCAAAAGCCCTTATATATGCGCAGCGAGTTTTGAGGATGTGTTAACAGAGCATCTTAGTCGGCCAGGACTTGACCACGTAACGCCCTACATTTATCAAACTCGTGAAGAAATGTACGAGACCGCTAGCCGGTTATTTGATGAAAACAAAACCGATAACGTTACGCTTAAAGCACAAGCGGATCTCCCTTGCGGTTTTGTTGAATTTGAAAAAGGCCAAGTATACTGGCAAGGTAATCCTTGGCAAAAGTCTGACTCACCAACCTTAGTTTTTCTGCATGGTTCGGGTGATTCAAGCAACATTTATAACCGACTGTCAAAAGCAATGAAACTGTACACCAACACGCTAAGCTTTGACCTACCCGGCCACGGTTATTCTAACGATTGTAGTAGCCTGAGTGGACACACAATTAGCTCGCTTGCAAAATGCTATCATGCAGCTTGTGCGGCGCTAGGTGTGAGTAATTATGTAGTAGTTGGCGAGCGCCTTGGCGGATTAATTGCCAATGAAATGCTTAAGCAAAAGTATTGCCAGCAAGCTATGTGTATAGATATTCAACAAAAACTTAGCAAGCAGGACTGGCAAGATCTTGCGTCATTCGATTGCGAGTTAGCACCGCAATGGGATGGGTCTCATCTTGTTAGAGCATGGAGAATTGCACGTTGGGAGACACTCTTTACGCCTTGGTTTAAAAGAGACAGAGCGCATGCTCGCGAAATAATTGGGGCACAGTTAGAGCCTAACGACATTCAAAAACGAGCAGAGACGTTACTGATGGCAAAAGATGAATGGCTTACATCACTAACCTTAGAGTCTGAGACGGAAATATCCGATATTAACGCGCCCCATATTAGGCAGTATTCAACATCGTTTCAAAGCGCCGCAGCTTCAACTGAGTTACGTAAAATTTCATCGTCCAAAGACGATTGGTTTATAACGCTTTATGAACAATTTGTTTTATAGCAACGAGTCCATAAACACTGTCTATTTCACTTTATTGTCTACTGCCAAAGCTGCAACGCCTTGTTAGTAGACATTTCACCAAGCAAGTATGAATTTGACTCAACTCAAACTCATTACACTGACAATTATCAATGCTGAAATACTCGATTTGCT
The sequence above is drawn from the Rheinheimera salexigens genome and encodes:
- a CDS encoding FAD-binding oxidoreductase, giving the protein MPAHAQNKISIVYDALKDVLGASNLLIDEHSRSLFAQDVFTKDKMALAVARPTSKDELSAVLKVAQEYALTVVPRGGGMSYTSGYVPAKDDTLIIDMGLMNKILEVNKQDMYVTVECGCTWKKLHEALKGSGVRTPFWGTLSGSFATVGGGLSQNSVFWGTGQHGTAADSVVGLEVVLADGSVLKTGAGAQINSSPFFRHYGPDLTGLFTCDAGALGFKAHATLRLIPEMPAKGYLAFDFKTADDAIDAMSEISRKGLAAECFGFDPYLQAQRMKRESLSKDIKALAGVMKSSGSVLGALKDGAKVALAGRGYMKNVVYSVQIIVEDRIPAGVDARLAEIRQIGSNFNGREIENSIPKITRANPFGPVNNMLGPEGERWVPIHGLFPHSKTKQAFVAIGQVFEKHKDLIDKYSIGTGHLFAVVSTNCFIIEPVFFWPDAITEIHKEYVESDHIAKFKRFDENLDARNAVQLLRSEIGKVCKDIGGVHMQIGKSYQYKEGIEPNSYQLVQALKKVLDPQGRVNPNALGLE
- a CDS encoding CaiB/BaiF CoA transferase family protein → MSTIKQLPLAGLKVIEFTHMVMGPAAGLILADLGADVIKIEPLTGDNTRRLKGSGAGYFSMYNRNKKSLRLDIKSDKGLELALSLIEGADVVLENFRPGAMDKLGLGYKDLSALNQKLIYCSLKGFLSGPYAHRTALDEVTQMMGGLAYMTGLPGKPMRAGSSVIDITGGMFGAIGVLAALEERHRTGRGKMVTSSLYETTAFMVGQHMAQQMVTGEAPPPMSVRRSAWAIYDIFDCANNEQVFLGVVSDTQWRVFCEAFGFTEFAADKSLDANNGRVAQRDKILPEIIRLFSTMEKSELMAKLEKSGLPFAPINKPSDLFDDPHLNAGGLVNVTLPCGTKTKLPGLPLEMDNERFTLREDIPSDHGNSIATLQKAGFDQAQIDKLIELGVVRD
- a CDS encoding VOC family protein, whose product is MLKTIVVVTILSSNAEHSESVYTQHLAYKTVEKGIVSEVLAASWGAKNAAGAPYVVMQPESGKPVFIRFIEQPNAANYMPMRQLGWSATEILVENPDELAEKLRNTEFNIIGEPAFLTEKKNVKAFQALGPDKELLYFTRILDPAKSNFDLGMATSYVDNVFIMVAGTRDLAATSAFYQEQLGNKVAGPYPYQIDVLSQAYNAPVATTYNISLAQMPSQFLLELDQYPLEAAAINKPHQGLPAGVALVSFEYDNLATANYAFINPPSAKTEAPYYGRITATIEGPNGELIELINTQHQGKIQ
- the leuC gene encoding 3-isopropylmalate dehydratase large subunit, with protein sequence MANTLFEKIWQQHVVKNLEGDTSLLYIDRIFLHERTGSIALKSLSADGRKVVNSDQVFCTMDHIVDTFVGRNDNTLMPSGKDFIVATREACAEANIKLFDVNDPQQGIVHVISPELGIVQPGCTLVCPDSHTCSQGALGALAWGIGSSEAEHALATKTLRVTKPKTMKVEFVGELADVVSAKDMILHLIGQYGAAGGAGYVIEFCGPAIDNLEIEARLTLCNMAVEFSAFSGLIAPDAKAIAYLHNRPYAPKGEQWERAVEYWKTLYSDSQATFDKVITIDCADIGPTITWGTSPEHTCSVNGVVPEIRLNDNGLPDQSYIRAMDYMQVSPNMRLSDLAIDAAFIGSCTNSRISDLRIAAKILNGRKVASGVKAICVPGSTLVKKQAEQEGIDKILIEAGFEWRESGCSMCFYAGGENFGYQKRVVTSTNRNFESRQGPETRSHLASPATVAASAIAGHLADPRDYL
- a CDS encoding GntR family transcriptional regulator yields the protein MSLDSQFSFLTDTTLSDSSPTPLYYQLYKLLKQNILNGTLDDGMQLPTELQLSKKFDISRITAKRALDELSAEGLVARKRAKGTHVTHKYEPKPIKAPLIGMLQELEFLGQHSHAKLLDTAFTLPPKEIAAEFKLKDTETLLQMKRVRSRGKDKEIFAYYSSWSKGLDNHIDKDMLESTTRLQIFEMNGIDIKHVKQMLSAEAASVEIAKALDVEPGFPLLTLIRRSFDNNGNLVDYLHARYHPERFQYYMDLTP
- the leuD gene encoding 3-isopropylmalate dehydratase small subunit — translated: MDKFTQHIGVAAALLQANIDTDVIIPSREMKRVSKQGLGDGLFANRRYTLPGSREINPSFVLNKPEYANTSILLSGANFGCGSSREHAVWALKEYGIRAIIAEGFGSIFYNNCIRNGLLPLVLTEKEIAALADFVSSDPQSNRINIDLENQKVTASPGKIFNFSIKPEQKEMLIHGLDAIALTLKLSAEISAFQQQYIKTYTWLN